CACTCGCGCTCTTGTAAGTATCCGCTTCATCTAGAATCACCATTCTTTCAGGTTTAAGCGAGAATTGTCGGGTCAATGACCTGTGCAGTAGACCATTTGTTCCCTCAAAGGGTAAATTCGTCGTACTTCCACTTTCGTTACTCCTAGATTTTCCAAGATCGAGCAGTGTTTCACTAAAcgagtggtacccgtggtatgcATACGGGTcttcaatctttgagaaatcttgtGGATCGTGAAGCTCGATTGGTGGTTTCCCGATTTCCCAACTGTTTGAGTCGACAAGAAGGTATGACTTTTGGTCGACCTTTTTTTGCAAGTCTTCAGCCGCTTTAAGAACTTCGTCGAGTATATTTGACGTCCCTAATTTCTCCATTTTCTTGACTTTGTTACCGAGTTCACGTAACACTTTAGCACCAGCTGTGCTTACTCTTTGAAGTTCGTCTCGAAAAACCCGTCTTCTATCTGCAGGGGCCTGCACATTACATAAAACATGGTAAACaacaataatatataataatcGATTAGTAATAATATACAAACCGAATTGACGATTTCACATAAATACCTGTATTTCAGATAGTATGCACCCATGCAATGCCATGACCATAAAAGCGCAATGTCTTAGAGCACCGCTAACTTTCACAAAGTTACTCCAAGGATGATGCTTCTTGTAAGCACCATGGGGTGGTTCCCAGATAGCAAAGCCCAACTAAAAAAAAGCAAACACCAAATCACATATTTTGACTTTTCAAAGTCAAACAAATTACTTTTTAAGTTCAAAATAGCTCTGAATTCTTCGTTTCTTTAATtaaaattatttaaaatcaaCAGGGAAATCATGACAAAACATATAATTTTGGAAAAAACAAGTTTTGAAGTGTAAGATACCAAATCACATATTTTGACTTTTCAAAGTCAAACAAATTACTttttaagttcaaaatacttCTGAATTCTTCGGTTTCTTTGATCAAAAACAGGGAATCATGTGTGATATATTAGTAACAAAAAGTGAGTTTGGAGAAAACAAGGTTTCAAGTGTTGGATACCAAAGTATCCTCTTGACTTGTAGATTCCACAGCCGATCTATAGCCGCTATAAAGCCGATCTTCATGAGCCTGGTAAGTAAGGATTTTTGAAGGAATTCTTTTATACTCGACACAATCAAGATACTGATTAATACAACCTGAAAAAAAAAGCCAAAGAGaaaaaaaattcataaaaaaaGGGGTATACTTCTAAAGTCAAAAGAAACACTTGAATAAAATTTAAGATAAAGACTAAATAGCAGAATGTAGTAACCTTCCAGAGAGTTAGCAACACCGTAGAAATTCTTAACTACCAAATTATGCAAATCTTCACCGGCCCATATTGGATAGATGCCAACATTCACAAGCAGACTGACGCCAGCACCCAACGCAATTAGCAAAAACCGACTTACGGCTGTGTCTATAAACTCATTTGTGCGATACCCAGATGCCATTATGTAACAATAAGTCAATGTGAACACTCGGAATCCATATTCATAGGCCTTCCATGTGGGATAAAGTTTTGCATAAGTTGCAAGTGATCCTACAAAAGATGTGCGATATTacgaaatatatatataattatcatCATAGATGCAAATCTAGTACCAAAAGATGGGTAATTTAGACCCATTTATGTTTTATCACTAATATGTCAAATGTGTAAAAAAAATAACTAGATTACAGTACACGAATGGTCagtgtggtttaccaaaattttggatttggtccctaactTTTCAAAACTACACAGATGgcccctgtggtttgcactttgtaacacatttagtccccaactttttccaaaagtacatgcatggtccatgtggtttgcactttgtaacgcatttagtccctaacttggacttgctaaaacctttagatttgttggttggGAATAAATATGTTACAAAGTGCAGACCACAGGAACCATCTGtgaccaatggggtggtggtccattggtaaaggcaaagcctttaaacaccttgggagagggaggtcttgggttcatgTCCCATAGACGACatggaataaaagaaatttgccgttcaaaaaaaaaaaaaaaacaggaaccatctgtgtacttttggaaagctagggaccaaatccaagattttggtaaaccacagggaccatccgtgtacttcaCTCAAATAACTAGCTTGAAACAAAACGATCGAACGAACAAGATGGGTCAAATGCCCCCAAAGTGTATTTTTGATGCACAAAACCTCATACATAAATTATTTCAAAATAACGAATTATTACTGAGATAATACAATTTATACAAtcataggtagaggatcctgtaaaaagtgctcaaagtgtgagaagtgtaagaagtgtattataacactatatataatactatataacaccatataaacaccgtataacaatatgtaacaacatataataccatataacactatgt
Above is a window of Helianthus annuus cultivar XRQ/B chromosome 14, HanXRQr2.0-SUNRISE, whole genome shotgun sequence DNA encoding:
- the LOC110908242 gene encoding aluminum-activated malate transporter 9, yielding MDENKQGLLESLERDRMASSALLQNDCVVRDGENRGCFRSTFRKFGGLWGVLRTVVVRAYKMGRSDPRKVVFSAKLGLALSLISLLIFWKEPLPDISEHYVWAILTVVVVFEFSIGATFSKGFNRALGTLSAGGLALAMAEFAHLCERAGEPWDEVVIVVSIFTIGSLATYAKLYPTWKAYEYGFRVFTLTYCYIMASGYRTNEFIDTAVSRFLLIALGAGVSLLVNVGIYPIWAGEDLHNLVVKNFYGVANSLEGCINQYLDCVEYKRIPSKILTYQAHEDRLYSGYRSAVESTSQEDTLLGFAIWEPPHGAYKKHHPWSNFVKVSGALRHCAFMVMALHGCILSEIQAPADRRRVFRDELQRVSTAGAKVLRELGNKVKKMEKLGTSNILDEVLKAAEDLQKKVDQKSYLLVDSNSWEIGKPPIELHDPQDFSKIEDPYAYHGYHSFSETLLDLGKSRSNESGSTTNLPFEGTNGLLHRSLTRQFSLKPERMVILDEADTYKSASVLSLVTFTSLLIEFVARLGNLVAAFEELSEKAKFKAPPVEGRREDEVCGMWTRLCRFLKPRNRNENLLV